In one window of Toxotes jaculatrix isolate fToxJac2 chromosome 10, fToxJac2.pri, whole genome shotgun sequence DNA:
- the LOC121188621 gene encoding E3 ubiquitin-protein ligase TRIM21-like, translating into MASSKSLKENFLCSICLHVFTKPVAISCGHSFCFECINNFWDTRDRYLCPLCKEEFHSRPLLRVNIVIADMAAKLQKAVEEKSSGTSEQAAHGNVLCTMCTAPKLTALKSCLVCFMSFCETHLEPHQKISALKKHRLINPVENLESRICKTHDEPLELFCRVEQMFVCESCKSNDHKTHKIVPLEEEAQMRKTLLGIEKKHTDQMIQERQQKIQEIQNSVQASRNNAAKALSCSMHMMTAVVDYIKRSRAELTEVTETRQKRMETQAEGFIKGLEEEISQITRKNVQLNQVSLASDPFVFLENILSLTITPPQVKDWSDVTLNSDQFTVQGVLTELETTVMREISMLCDPDFKEKQRHAVDVTLDPDTANPYLTVSADGKQVTHGDRKRNLPNKPERFDHVHNVLAKEGFSSGKFYFEVQVKDKTQWCLGVANQSINRKGDIRLSPKYGYWTIWLKKEHDFIANADPAINLQVMEMLQKVGVFVDYEKGQVSFYDVDARANIFSFTGCNFTEPLLPFFNPCANDGGKNSAPLIITPVEYKS; encoded by the coding sequence ATGGCTTCCTCAAAAAGTTTAAAAGAGAATTTTCTTTGTTCtatctgtctgcatgtgttcaCAAAACCTGTGGCAATTTCCTGTGGGCACAGCTTCTGTTTTGAATGTATCAATAACTTCTGGGACACTAGAGATCGATACTTATGTCCACTGTGTAAAGAGGAGTTTCACAGCAGACCACTGCTTCGGGTTAACATTGTTATTGCTGACATGGCTGCAAAACTCCAAAAAGCAGTTGAGGAAAAATCTTCTGGTACCTCTGAACAAGCAGCACATGGAAATGTGTTGTGTACTATGTGTACGGCACCAAAGCTCACAGCACTGAAGTCCTGCTTAGTGTGTTTCATGTCTTTCTGTGAAACACATCTGGAGCCTCACCAGAAAATTTCAGCCTTGAAGAAGCACAGGCTGATCAACCCAGTTGAAAACCTGGAGAGCAGGATATGCAAGACCCATGACGAGCCTCTGGAGCTGTTTTGCAGGGTGGAGcaaatgtttgtatgtgagtCCTGTAAAAGCAATGACCATAAAACTCATAAGATAGTGCCTCTAGAGGAGGAGGCTCAAATGAGAAAAACCCTGCTGGGAATAGAAAAGAAGCACACAGATCAGATGATCCAGGAACGTCAGCAGAAAATTCAAGAGATTCAAAACTCGGTGCAGGCTAGCAGAAATAATGCAGCGAAGGCACTGTCATGCAGCATGCATATGATGACTGCTGTGGTGGACTACATTAAGAGGAGTCGAGCTGAGCTGACTGAGGTAACTGAGACGAGGCAGAAAAGAATGGAAACACAAGCGGAAGGATTCATTAAAGGACTGGAGGAAGAAATTTCACAAATAACGAGGAAAAACGTGCAGCTTAATCAGGTCTCACTTGCCAGTGACCCCTTCGTATTCCTTGAGAATATCCTTTCTCTTACCATCACGCCTCCCCAGGTTAAAGACTGGTCTGATGTCACTCTTAACAGTGACCAGTTTACAGTGCAGGGAGTCCTGACCGAGCTGGAGACAACAGTCATGAGAGAAATAAGTATGCTGTGTGATCCCGACTTCAAAGAAAAGCAGCGGCATGCAGTAGATGTCACTCTGGATCCTGACACAGCAAACCCCTATCTCACTGTTTCTGCGGATGGGAAACAAGTCACACacggagacagaaagaggaatcTCCCTAACAAACCAGAGAGGTTTGATCATGTCCACAATGTCTTGGCAAAGGAGGGTTTCTCCTCTGGAAAATTTTACTTTGAGGTCCAggtgaaagacaaaacacagtgGTGCTTAGGAGTTGCAAACCAGTCCATCAACAGAAAGGGGGATATACGACTTAGTCCCAAGTATGGCTACTGGACAATTTGGCTGAAGAAGGAACATGACTTCATAGCCAATGCAGACCCTGCAATTAACCTCCAAGTCATGGAGATGCTTCAAAAGGTTGGAGTGTTTGTCGATTACGAGAAGGGTCAGGTTTCCTTCTATGATGTGGATGCCAGGGCTAACATCTTCTCTTTCACCGGATGCAACTTCACCGAGCCACTCCTTCCGTTCTTCAACCCCTGTGCTAATGACGGTGGCAAAAATTCAGCCCCCTTGATCATTACTCCTGTCGAATACAAAAGctaa